The nucleotide sequence CCATTTCCGTACAAAGGGATATATGATCGTGTTTACCCATATTGTAAAGATGGTTAAAGTCCAACAGGACTACTTCTTTCTTATTTTCATCGAGAAATTTCCGAATATCATTCAGGTACTCTATGACGGTTTTACGGCTGAACAGTCCATGGACAAAACGAATATCCCCCGTCTCAGGGTGTTTGATAATCCGCAGGTCGAAGTATCGAACGCCAATCTTCaattgttcaataaaatcaaGGTTTTGTGTTTTAAACCATCTTTCAATCTTTTCATCCGTCATTTTTATGTATGATGAAAAGTCGTCTGCTTTTCCACCTGCAGGGTCAAGGTCAAAAGTTGCAGAATCATGAGAACCTACCAATGAAAtgtaaaaatgtagaaataaatcaaatcaacataaaaaatacTTGACTATTCTGGACTACTGgtattctttatttgtttcaataatagtaaaatacaaataaGGCCATGTTTATGAGGGGACCCTTTAactttatattcatttgaatgtTCAAAATTATTCTGATTGTGTTTTGAGTGAAAACATCATAACATCACGGGAATGTTAAACAAATGTAAATGATAattgaaactgcgagctactgctcactgatgatagcCCCGCCGGCCAAGGAAGTTGTTCAGTGATAAATATGAAAACGCATCGAACGGTCtatctgacttatataaatccttgaACCTAATTACAAACATCCTTATGATACATTTCCTGAGAAAGATGCAACGAAAaatttcatgggacggacggacggacagacagaggtgtTGGAGATACAGGATACCCCATAATTGTTTTTAAAGAGGGGGAATAATTAAGGAGTTGTGTAACCAAACGGGACCTGAATGTTTTTAGCTGAGAACCCACAAACATTTATTAACATGATAACTCACAAGCATTTATTGGCATCATGATAACATAATATACTGTAATTTCGTATTATTTACACACTATTCTTATGTATTTACCAGGAATAAGAAGATCTTTAAGTTGAGTTTGACTTGTAACAACAGATGGGAGGTGTTCCATCCATCGTTCAACCTGATCCCCTGGAGACTGCTCTGTAACATCACTGGTCATTTCCTCGATGCTGGACACctgtatattttataaagaatACTACAAACagactgttgtttttttcaattacaaaatacGCAACAAGTATTGGTTATTAGCGGTTTAGGAGAGAACGGTATTATTCGCCTTTGCATTGAAATTTGCatcaactcttcacaaaagatCCATACAAGGTATATTgtcaaataaatatttgtttttgtagtaAATATTTCAATTAGACAAAATGGATATTCTTATGATATTGGCTgttagcaacaacaaaaaacacacacattTTGCAATAAGTCAAACAGTATTTCTAATATGTTACAGTcatattattgtttaaattataatTGTTACCGACTTCAAAGGTCATTAGGCATTGAGGTATTTTGGTAAcaatactttaaaagtttaaactacattaaacaaatatatgttggcTGCCTCCCAAGTTTATAGTTGACTTGTCATATATATTTAGGGTAGTGTATTGTCTCTTTCAAATTGAAATAGCGATAGGGAAAATTTCTATAAATGCATCCCTTCGAACCCACCACattggtttgtttatttgtttttgtacgaCATAATTGACAATTTGTAATAGAGCTTGCAAAAAAAAACGTAAGAGATAATGTTGTCCTGCTAAATTTGTTTTCGAcatttaataagaaaaacaacaatatttaaagtaaatagtaacaaatacatatataaaatgaaaatttgtctgtacttaaatatttagggagctatattattacatgtctagatgttagacgaaatgcatgtaataacaatgataattgtaatgattttatggttctgatcctgcctggaactaaatgtatttgatttttatagaatgaagataataacacctgtctgaactttttttttaatgtttcattttattatataaaaatgtttttctgttacaaatcatgatgtattgttctatgtgtacatgttatgctgcccatcaagggcccttgattggaataataaaatattcttattcttatccttattctttttatatatataaaattatatctgGTAGCAGCTGTATCATTAAAAGATATGTTGTCAGTACATATAGTACATATATACACTCGCTCGACCATTgatttatatgttgtgtttaaaaacaaatgtaagttATCGTTTACTTACCTTACTCATACCAAAATATGACCAGGATGTAAAATTACCAATAATGGctaccaaaacaaaaacaaatatggtagATAAAAAATATGGGCATCTGAAGTCGAAACAGCATTGTTTAGTTCGCATATGGCACATATCAATGCAAACCCTGGTATAAACATGCCCAGTTATGAACTTCCGTCAGTTAAATAAACGTCATTCAAGGGATCTGAATAATAACAAGCCATAGGGCTATTAGACGGACATAGTAAATAGGGTTAATGTGGAGAGGAAAAACCtttatttaataataaagatTGTTACGATACTACAcgtattttgaatatttaaacgTGTCTCTTGGTCTTCATATAAAAACATGAGCatttgtttagtttttatgtAATTAGAAATAATGTAAAGCAAAaatatatccgggtgaaatttgatccggaggaaaaaatgtcacagtagatgttgttttttttttttttatccggaggaaaatatttccctgggatagTTTTTCCTTTGCTGTGAAATTCTATCGAAAAAAACTTAACCTTTccaaatactatgaaataataatagtgtattcgAATTAAAGCTAAATTGTTAGAAAAGTtggaaaataattttacaaattatcattgaaaaaatttcctgaaatattcaagtattagatatcattcttttaaaaagaaaataatcattaaaccTAAGAATGAAAACCAGAATTAATTTCAAATATCGCATTTGTGaaataatatcattattaaataaggtaagtgaaatacatgtaaaagtgggTTGTTTTTAGATctcaatacaaatataaattaaggttcatgtggaccctatggctaaaatggccgtattttcacctcaaaatttactctgagtacagacaaacctgtgcatctgtaaaaattttcaggcatagcatgccctagataaataaatttcaaatatgttttatgttttagaaaaataaaaactcacAAGGATTTTTCTGTGcacttttttcattcctccagaatgtgccaaaataaactaagttgggaaacaggtttgagaacttccccacaggtaattaTTGAAGTGAGCTGTTTTGTTTGACATGGAcatgagatggacaatagatacctgacaataattggttatttaaactgtgtacctgagtggaccatttcaaggtaaactcaactgtttgttaattttatcatcttcggcagggacgaaaaaaagtgtacggtaaaatccagttaagttatgaattttctaaatcatacaatgcatttgaattctatttatctagggcatgctatgccttaaaacttttccaaatgCACAGatttgcctgtactcagagtaaattttgaggtgaaaatacggccattttagccatagggtccacatgaaccttaaaaagTAAAGGtcgaaatatagttgcattactactgttaacCGTAATGGAAGAATTTGagtatgatgatatttttaactatataaatagttttgtctgggaacaaagatgtagttgttgattatatggaaatcagataaactcatagataccaggactaaattttgtatatacgccagacgcgcgtttcgtctacaaaagactcatcagtgacgctcgaatccaaaaaagttaaaaaggctaaataaagtacgaagttgaagagcattgaagaccaaaattcctaaaagttttgccaaatacagctaaggtaatctatgcctgaggtagaaaagccttagtatttcaaaaagttctaaattttgtaaacagttaatttataaataaaaccatatcgatgataattcatgtcagcacaaaaagtgctgactactgggcttgtgatactctCGAGGAAATTAATCTCCaccagataaaaaaaatacaggaaaGTTCGGTACTAGACGGTTTAATCTAACAACTTTGACCCGCATTATCCAATCAAATGTAATCGAGGAAGTTATAAAAAATTGCTTTTTGTTCTTGGTCTCAGATAACAATAATTACGGTAGGTGTAACGTACAGCTTCTATAgtgctttttgtgattttttgGGCGATTtctgccatttaattagggatcttccattttgaattttcctcggagttctgtatttttgtgattttactcttcaCATTTTAATCGAATCCATCCCGCGTTATTCCGAGGTAAATTATAAGCAAACTAATCGGTTTAGTCTCATGTCgcaagtattttattttattcttgattgactgacttatttgtataatatatacattttagctGAATACGGATATATTTTTGCTTTTTCACTTGAGATACTTCTATTTTTATCGTCTAGATTGTTTTCGCGTATTACATAAAAAGTTTAAACGTccgttttcatttaaaaaaaaccccaacagaTCCCATATCTTCAAAGACAATATGAACAAAACAAAGCATTCCAGATCtatgaaattattaaattttcttttgataactCCTTTTAAAAGAactcataaaaatattaaaatacatatagACATGAGGCCATGTTATTGTCGTTTTCTCTTGACCTATTAGTTTTGCATGCCCATGGAATCTTCcgcctttttttatttattcttatccGTTTCAACTTCTGTCTTAAATACATTTTAGCAGAAACCCGAAGAACATTTCATTGTATGGTTAAATATTGATCATAAGAATTAAAAGGTCACGTCCAAAAATATGCGAACACTTCAATTCACGAATAATAGATTGGTATCTATCGGCGAGTtctataaatgatttaaaaatgaaatatctaTTTGATCgataacaaaattaattaaacatcTATCAATGGACCAACATCAAATGTAGGTAAGAACATTTAGTTAAAAAAGGGAGAAAAGACACAAAGAGGGCACTCAAACAGTATTAGTCATTAAAGAAACAACCGCGACAACACCCTACccaaaacaaacacacacacaaaaaaaaacgaaacaaaatcaacaaaacattACACAAATCCTGATAATTTAGCAACATAAACTCCCCTTAAAGTGGGTGGTGAATTCAAGTGCAGCAAAGTACGACTCGTATATTTTTGAGGTGCGTAAATACAGCATAATAAGAATCGAGTAAAGCAATTGTTTATGTGCTTTATCAAAGTGTTTTGAAACGCACTTTATTTGAACCactacatttgttttcaaattggaATGCAGTTTATTAACTCAGTAATTCATTCAAACGCTTAGTGAAAAATACTCGTACAAATACAATTTATTGATTCACAAAGTGCATTTCTTCATCCAATTACAAGTAATTTGTAAAgcgtaaaactcataaatcgaaaataaactgacaacgacatggctaaaaatgaaaaggacaaacaaacaaacaatagtacacatgacacaacatagaaaactaaagaataaacaacacgaaccccacctaaaactaggggtgatctcaggtgctccggaagggtaagcagatcctgcttcacatgtagcacccgtcgtgttgtatATGAGATACACTTTCTTAATATATAATAGATAGTTATTTCAAACTACGATTGATGCCATGttttacttaaaaatatttttgttttgtttacactttATATCAGATTCATGAGAAAAAGACGTGGCAATActcgaaaaaaaaacttttcctaCCGACCATTTTACCTATTGTGTTTATCTTACTTCAGTCAATTGTGACACTAGAGGTTAAGTGTGggtatttttataaatacatgtttaaagtACTGTGGGAAACTATGCTGTATTTATAAGAACATCCCCATTGCTGTTAAATTAGTGTCATTTGAAGAAACGAAAAACGAGAATACTgatggaaatgaaaaaaaatatgaaaagtgtAGGCTAGCTAAAAGGTAGGTTGAGTATTGTTAGAAATAGAGACAacgtaaaacaaataatataaatggAATATACAGTTTTATAAAAGTTTCATGATTTGTAAATTTGTCGCATGAAATTTACCTAAAACACAATCTCGTACAACAATAAATTgacattgaaacaaataaaatgaattattgataacataaattgaaaaataaagagCTGCGCCATGAACGCATGAGACGCCCGTTTTCCTTTCTGTTCGTCGTTAGTCTTCCAATTAATTTATACGATCAGTTAGAAATAGTCAACTGCTCAAGTTAACCCCTCCTCCTCACCACCCATACAAAAAAAGAAGGCATGCACACTCAGTGGTACCCATTGCTACCAAAAATGTGTAAGGGTTCCTcgaaacccagtgtctcgcctacttttgctgttaatcacatgCTCAACAGAAATGAggggaaaaatcaataaaaatattcctctcgttactatcttttgattttaggaagcttctgtccaagtttgataaaaatccaggatagtttatgaatctaataaatgttttaaaaatttaaccgcagactgtatgtaatattaactgaaagaaaaacttaggtcatttataagtaaaatatgtatTCGGATAAATAGGTacaacattttaacaaaatttccttctagatactagcttttaaTCGTAAACGAGCTTCAATCCAAGTTTGAtacaaatccaggataatttaagaaaattattaaaaattttaaaaactttaagcaaagagtgaatgtaatgtatcctggcagaaaaactaagtccatttataagtaaaatacggaaaaaatggatttttttttatcaaaatttacttctggatactatctgatgattataaacaagcttctgtccaagtttgttacaaatccaggatagtataagaaagttattaaaattttaaaaactttaaccacagagtgaatgtattgcatcctggcagaaaaactaagtctatttataagtaaaatacggaaaaaatggattttttttacaaatttacttctGGAAACTACCtgatgatcataaacaagcttctgttcaagtttggaacaaatccaggatagtttaaaaagttattaaaattttaaaaactttaaccacagagtgaatatttgtggacgccgccgacgacgacgacgacgacgccgacggcATGttggatcgctatgtctcgctttttcgactaaagtcgaaggctcgacaaaaagaatAATTATATATAGGCATTATTAAGGATACCTGCAATCTAACCGAGTCTGTGGCCTCGATTTTCAACTAACAAAATTCTATACCTCAACAATGTCAGATATCAGAAATTACTTATAAAGGGGGAgcttatttcaatattaaaaacaCAAGTCACGAAAGTTTCACGAAAACAGCTCGAAGAGTTGTTgggttattgtctgaaaactgaaaaaaacctCCCATTTCATGAAT is from Mytilus galloprovincialis chromosome 6, xbMytGall1.hap1.1, whole genome shotgun sequence and encodes:
- the LOC143078767 gene encoding PI-PLC X domain-containing protein 3-like isoform X1, whose translation is MCHMRTKQCCFDFRCPYFLSTIFVFVLVAIIGNFTSWSYFGMSKVSSIEEMTSDVTEQSPGDQVERWMEHLPSVVTSQTQLKDLLIPGSHDSATFDLDPAGGKADDFSSYIKMTDEKIERWFKTQNLDFIEQLKIGVRYFDLRIIKHPETGDIRFVHGLFSRKTVIEYLNDIRKFLDENKKEVVLLDFNHLYNMGKHDHISLCTEMESTFSGMMLNRKKCLDNDMLLSKMTLSKLWELNGRVVVMYGNVRKCSNNDYIWSRNEIDILWPYTPNNELVVKNLLDQYKGLYKKDVLIVWHGILTPHSDDNFSDRMERFKDLHEFVTKTTEVIMDWIKSHSDVPFNICCADFVEEHDFVKTVINANIKPAIV